In one Deltaproteobacteria bacterium genomic region, the following are encoded:
- a CDS encoding cache domain-containing protein, with the protein MAETKQGKQLLTVARVFFLLIVIPLLLMSFLIANGIFQLGDVSKKGAISVLDEKSQQEMLIRATTVAENVANFLQESERNVLIATILPQTPEAYKEFVENNKQALWMKQDGQIVKILEPLYTEMALIDEAGNEVIKIAGGEISPKSELVNVSDPANTTFKTEEYFQKTKALNKGDVYISPVTGLYVNRSEFESGKRFEGIVRFATPLFDKQGFTGMITLALDVRHLAAMTDTIIPTQTGHVLEADASTGNYAYMVDNRGYVISHPNDYHIAGLREDGTPVPPFTGDTAAELSKKGEEVLNLNLLGDIDAALPQVAQDAAAGNSGVKVYKFAGHTKVVAYAPVPYYSVQYPTPAGFGWVALGVDVDKYNEQARIASDKIEKEANAWMATIVLILVIAMILLFIIASLLARGVNRSIEAEVPPESLEAGKYYDDED; encoded by the coding sequence ATGGCAGAAACGAAACAAGGTAAGCAGTTATTGACGGTTGCGAGAGTATTCTTCCTGCTTATCGTCATCCCCTTATTATTGATGTCATTTCTCATCGCCAACGGCATTTTTCAATTAGGGGACGTATCCAAGAAGGGGGCAATTTCCGTTCTTGATGAGAAATCCCAGCAAGAAATGCTGATACGGGCCACGACGGTTGCTGAAAATGTCGCGAACTTCCTGCAGGAAAGCGAGCGGAACGTTTTGATCGCCACGATCCTGCCGCAGACACCGGAAGCATACAAGGAGTTCGTCGAAAACAACAAACAGGCCCTCTGGATGAAACAGGATGGACAGATCGTCAAGATACTCGAGCCCCTGTATACGGAAATGGCGCTGATTGATGAAGCGGGGAATGAAGTCATTAAGATTGCAGGTGGGGAAATCTCACCGAAAAGCGAACTGGTGAACGTCAGCGATCCGGCAAACACGACTTTCAAGACGGAAGAGTATTTCCAGAAAACCAAAGCCCTCAACAAGGGTGATGTTTACATATCGCCGGTTACCGGCTTGTATGTCAACAGGTCCGAGTTCGAGAGCGGCAAACGGTTTGAAGGTATTGTTCGTTTTGCGACACCGCTTTTCGATAAGCAGGGATTTACAGGTATGATCACCCTTGCTCTCGATGTACGGCATCTGGCTGCCATGACCGATACCATTATACCGACACAGACCGGCCATGTACTGGAAGCCGATGCTTCAACGGGAAACTACGCCTATATGGTGGACAACCGGGGATATGTTATCTCCCATCCCAACGATTACCACATCGCGGGACTCCGCGAGGACGGAACCCCTGTTCCGCCTTTCACGGGTGATACAGCCGCGGAACTGTCCAAGAAAGGCGAAGAGGTCCTGAATCTCAATCTGCTCGGTGATATTGATGCCGCATTGCCCCAGGTGGCGCAGGACGCTGCTGCCGGCAATTCGGGTGTCAAGGTTTACAAGTTCGCTGGACACACAAAAGTTGTGGCCTACGCACCGGTACCCTATTATTCCGTGCAGTATCCAACCCCGGCGGGGTTCGGCTGGGTAGCCCTGGGTGTCGATGTTGACAAGTACAACGAGCAGGCCAGGATCGCCTCCGACAAGATCGAGAAAGAGGCGAACGCCTGGATGGCAACAATCGTTCTGATCCTTGTCATCGCCATGATACTGCTCTTCATCATCGCTTCGCTCCTGGCACGGGGAGTCAATCGTTCCATTGAAGCGGAGGTCCCGCCGGAGTCTCTGGAAGCGGGAAAATATTACGACGATGAAGATTAA
- a CDS encoding 4Fe-4S binding protein, translating into MSDEIYLNVAKVLDTLPNGFPATESGVEIKLLKKVFTPEQAALFCDMRLTFETAEDVARRTGRPLEGLEELLISMGEAGQLFALQFGETRYFKMMPWIFGIYEFQLGRIDREFAELMEEYAPTFARQFFEHTPQLMQVLPVEEEIFLQHQALPYEKVSTLIEQGQSFLVNECICKKEQGLLGNPCSRPLEVCLAIAPVPGIFDDSPLGRVITRDEAYELLRQCEEAGLVHLTGNIQNGQIFICNCCGCCCGVLRSIMELGIPASSVVNSHYCAQIDADRCSGCGICADERCQVKAIEEVNGEYRVIPERCIGCGLCISTCPTEAIRFVRKEPDKLTPPPVTEEEWFEERGRRRGVDFTGYK; encoded by the coding sequence ATGAGCGATGAGATCTACCTGAACGTTGCAAAGGTACTCGATACCCTTCCCAACGGATTCCCGGCAACGGAAAGCGGTGTTGAGATCAAACTGCTGAAGAAGGTCTTTACTCCGGAGCAGGCGGCCCTCTTCTGTGACATGAGGTTGACCTTCGAAACGGCGGAGGATGTGGCGCGGCGGACCGGACGGCCGCTCGAGGGTCTCGAGGAGCTGCTCATATCCATGGGGGAAGCCGGCCAGCTCTTTGCTCTGCAGTTCGGGGAAACCCGCTATTTCAAAATGATGCCCTGGATATTCGGGATATACGAATTCCAGCTCGGCCGCATTGATCGGGAATTCGCCGAACTGATGGAGGAATACGCACCGACCTTCGCCCGGCAGTTCTTCGAACATACCCCCCAGTTGATGCAGGTCCTGCCCGTTGAGGAAGAAATATTCCTGCAGCACCAGGCGTTGCCCTATGAAAAAGTATCGACCCTGATCGAGCAGGGCCAGTCGTTCCTGGTGAATGAATGCATCTGCAAGAAGGAACAGGGGCTTCTGGGTAATCCCTGCAGTCGTCCTCTCGAAGTGTGTCTCGCCATCGCGCCCGTCCCCGGCATCTTCGACGACAGCCCCCTGGGCCGCGTTATCACGAGGGACGAAGCATATGAACTTCTGAGACAATGCGAGGAAGCGGGGCTGGTCCATCTTACCGGCAATATCCAGAACGGTCAGATATTCATCTGCAACTGCTGCGGTTGCTGTTGCGGCGTGCTGCGGTCCATAATGGAACTCGGCATTCCGGCGTCATCCGTCGTCAATTCGCATTACTGCGCGCAGATCGATGCCGACCGGTGCAGCGGTTGCGGTATTTGTGCCGATGAACGGTGCCAGGTCAAAGCGATCGAAGAAGTGAACGGTGAATACCGGGTCATCCCGGAACGCTGCATCGGCTGCGGACTGTGCATCAGTACCTGCCCGACGGAAGCGATCCGGTTCGTCAGGAAAGAGCCGGATAAGCTGACGCCCCCGCCGGTGACGGAAGAGGAATGGTTCGAGGAACGGGGTCGCCGGCGCGGCGTCGATTTTACCGGCTACAAGTAA
- a CDS encoding TetR/AcrR family transcriptional regulator produces MEIEDRKTWERRQRQDRIIDIAEKLFLSQGVEQTTMERIARAAGYTKQTLYLYFKNKEDLIAAVVLRKLNMIYNAVDKALITDNIGLECLRSLATAYYQFFQENAAYIELIVKFFTRNYAYGRTMDPETDGFFMAECQKVNDATIDIFLSTIKQGITDGSIKTSHKPQHLMILLWAQMLGVLQTVSMRNVFFEETYQMSAEEFFAYFMENIEISLTHTLEYRAR; encoded by the coding sequence ATGGAAATCGAAGACCGTAAGACATGGGAACGCCGGCAGCGGCAGGACCGAATAATCGATATAGCTGAAAAACTCTTTCTATCGCAGGGCGTGGAGCAGACCACGATGGAACGGATCGCCCGGGCGGCCGGCTACACAAAGCAGACTCTCTATCTCTATTTCAAGAACAAGGAAGACCTGATCGCCGCCGTGGTCCTGCGAAAGCTGAACATGATATACAATGCCGTTGACAAGGCTCTCATCACGGATAACATCGGACTCGAGTGCCTTCGCTCGCTGGCAACGGCCTATTACCAGTTCTTTCAGGAAAATGCCGCGTACATTGAACTCATCGTAAAATTCTTCACGCGGAATTACGCATACGGCAGGACGATGGATCCGGAAACGGACGGTTTCTTCATGGCCGAGTGCCAGAAAGTGAACGACGCCACGATCGATATCTTCCTCTCCACGATCAAGCAGGGCATTACCGATGGCTCCATTAAAACCTCCCACAAACCACAGCACCTCATGATCCTTCTCTGGGCTCAGATGCTCGGTGTCCTGCAGACCGTTTCAATGCGCAATGTGTTTTTTGAGGAAACCTATCAGATGAGCGCCGAGGAATTTTTTGCCTATTTCATGGAGAACATAGAGATATCCCTGACACACACCCTGGAGTATAGGGCCAGGTGA
- a CDS encoding MBL fold metallo-hydrolase, producing MPYRISPAWWPFLAITSPVTLPLLLVRNRRFQKGREEVAGLNRQRIDRAEPLELPELDFLELTVLVEWKREQGFLGDAGVSYLFKNNLGSMLFDIGFGPDRPAFVHNAEKLGFHLDQVDALTISHLHCDHMGGISAQRSLKVTVPEKLLPTRHIPCFLPDMATAEGFDARLIERPQLLAAGIASTGPLARRLFMLGHTEEQALVARVKGKGLIVFTGCGHPTIEVILEMVSRLSDEPLHAVGGGLHFPVTEGRGNRAGIKIQMLFGTGKPPWQRITDEDLSRTIAAINDAGPEEVYLSGHDTCDHALDRMIKELTAATIVLKAGATYRL from the coding sequence TTCTGGCCATCACTTCTCCGGTCACACTTCCCCTGTTGCTTGTCAGGAACCGGCGATTTCAGAAGGGACGTGAAGAAGTCGCGGGGCTGAACAGACAACGAATAGACCGGGCCGAGCCACTTGAGCTGCCTGAACTTGATTTTCTCGAGCTGACAGTTCTGGTGGAGTGGAAAAGGGAACAAGGGTTTTTAGGAGATGCCGGCGTTTCCTACCTCTTTAAGAACAATCTGGGTTCGATGCTCTTCGATATCGGCTTCGGCCCTGATCGGCCGGCCTTTGTTCATAACGCCGAAAAGCTCGGTTTTCATCTTGACCAGGTCGATGCCCTGACGATCTCACATCTCCACTGTGATCACATGGGAGGTATTTCCGCTCAGCGTTCCTTGAAAGTAACGGTACCGGAAAAACTGCTTCCGACGCGGCACATACCCTGTTTCCTTCCCGATATGGCCACGGCTGAGGGATTCGACGCCCGGCTCATCGAAAGACCGCAACTCCTTGCCGCTGGTATTGCGTCCACCGGCCCCCTGGCCAGGAGGCTTTTCATGCTCGGTCACACGGAGGAACAGGCGCTGGTGGCACGTGTCAAGGGAAAGGGTCTGATTGTCTTTACCGGCTGCGGTCATCCGACCATAGAGGTTATTCTGGAAATGGTCTCCCGTCTGTCCGATGAACCGCTCCATGCGGTCGGCGGAGGGCTCCATTTCCCTGTTACTGAGGGGAGAGGCAACCGTGCCGGCATCAAGATCCAGATGCTCTTCGGTACGGGCAAACCCCCGTGGCAGCGGATCACCGATGAGGATCTGAGCCGCACCATTGCCGCCATCAATGACGCCGGCCCTGAGGAAGTGTATCTTTCAGGACATGACACCTGTGACCACGCTCTTGACCGCATGATAAAAGAACTTACTGCTGCAACAATAGTGCTCAAGGCGGGGGCGACCTATCGTTTGTAA
- a CDS encoding flavocytochrome c encodes MLTRNAAAKEGGIFESQVPKWDEIADVVIIGSGFAGLTAAIEACNAGASVLILEKMKAPGGNSIISDGGIAAAGTRMQEKAGIKDSPELMCSDMLKAGLGLNYPELVREVAERSNEVFQWSIDYLGVEYLDRVDRFGGHSVPRCYTARNVTGLTIIKRQLATMKQLGMEIRTQMHLRKFIRNSEGRVCGVLVRDGYDHRDADSGSDRYIQARKAVVLATGGFGSDVAFRVAQDPRLSAEIDTTNKPFATAEGLKEAMKIGAMPVHLSQIQLGPWASPDEKGFGVGPGFSDYIVFLYGIVIDPGTGRRFVNELADRKTLSDAILNIGRPCIGIADAQAVERSGWSIDRCLKKGVVKEFDGLRELASFYGLPHSGLKPAIEEYNGFVVKGQDETFGKQILPDAATITHPPYYGMRLWPKVHHTMGGVRIDVRGQVIDLDQNPVRGVYAAGEVTGGIHGACRLGSCAITDCFVFGRIAGRNAAAESA; translated from the coding sequence ATGCTCACAAGAAACGCGGCGGCAAAGGAAGGCGGGATCTTCGAGTCACAGGTCCCGAAATGGGATGAGATCGCTGATGTGGTAATAATAGGCAGTGGATTCGCCGGGCTCACTGCGGCGATCGAGGCGTGTAACGCCGGTGCCTCCGTCCTCATATTGGAAAAGATGAAGGCCCCCGGGGGAAACTCCATCATCAGCGACGGCGGCATTGCCGCGGCGGGTACGCGGATGCAGGAAAAAGCAGGCATCAAGGATTCACCCGAGCTTATGTGCTCTGATATGCTCAAGGCCGGTCTGGGCCTGAACTATCCGGAGCTGGTCCGCGAGGTTGCAGAGCGCTCGAATGAGGTCTTTCAGTGGTCTATCGATTATCTGGGAGTGGAATATCTTGACCGGGTGGATCGGTTCGGGGGGCATTCCGTTCCCCGCTGTTATACGGCGCGAAACGTGACCGGCCTGACGATCATAAAGCGGCAGCTTGCGACAATGAAGCAGCTTGGAATGGAGATACGGACGCAAATGCACCTGCGTAAGTTTATCCGAAATTCCGAAGGCCGGGTGTGCGGCGTTCTCGTTCGCGACGGATATGATCACAGGGATGCGGACAGCGGGTCCGACCGGTATATCCAGGCACGAAAGGCGGTTGTTCTCGCCACGGGTGGTTTCGGCAGTGATGTTGCATTCCGCGTCGCCCAGGACCCCCGCCTGTCCGCGGAGATAGATACGACGAACAAACCCTTCGCCACCGCCGAAGGTTTGAAAGAGGCCATGAAGATAGGGGCCATGCCCGTTCATCTTTCACAGATACAGCTCGGCCCATGGGCCTCTCCCGATGAAAAGGGATTCGGTGTCGGACCCGGCTTTTCGGATTACATCGTATTCCTTTACGGAATAGTGATAGACCCTGGTACGGGTCGCCGGTTCGTGAATGAACTGGCGGACCGCAAAACCCTGTCTGATGCGATACTCAATATCGGCCGGCCCTGCATCGGTATCGCCGACGCACAGGCGGTCGAACGGTCAGGCTGGAGTATAGACCGGTGTCTGAAGAAGGGCGTGGTGAAAGAATTCGATGGATTGCGGGAACTTGCCTCGTTCTATGGTCTTCCTCACAGTGGATTGAAACCTGCGATCGAAGAATACAACGGTTTCGTCGTGAAAGGGCAGGATGAAACGTTCGGCAAACAAATTCTGCCGGATGCGGCAACAATAACGCATCCTCCCTATTATGGGATGCGATTATGGCCCAAGGTGCATCATACGATGGGCGGTGTCCGGATCGATGTCAGAGGTCAGGTCATAGATCTGGATCAAAACCCGGTGAGGGGAGTATACGCGGCCGGCGAGGTCACGGGAGGCATCCATGGTGCCTGCCGTCTCGGCAGTTGTGCCATTACGGACTGCTTTGTCTTCGGGCGCATTGCCGGAAGGAACGCCGCTGCCGAGAGTGCCTGA
- a CDS encoding NAD(P)/FAD-dependent oxidoreductase encodes MADYDVVVIGAGCGGMSVAAQLAHQGRKTLVIEQSGIVGGCCSTFEKGGYRFDLGASLIEDPEVINWCFERLGTTLYQEVDLVSCDPVYDVILKDGTKIRYPISSEESAKNIGKVSPGDVKGWHEYAEYMQGFLDAALDGFFTAPANTTGDVIELFRKTPRLLKYGSLFISSYQDVIERFFKDPRIRESVAFQSFYGGLPPDTCPGYIAMVPWSEHAGIFYSKGGMIGIPNALRRCGEKAGMEMMLKQRVKRVIVRDRRAMGVELDDGTEITADVVVSDINSKLLYLEMIGEEHLPWLARVGIKSYEYSMATPMMYLGVDYTPPLDGHHTLVTRPVEELNDFWWNTYKQDRYPEEHFGIISWPSHSDPGLADKDGHHVIVLTLEPAPYRLKGSSWDAYKPALTEQLITYMSERYIPGLADHVQVAELSTPVDFERRLLSPEGAIYALRQDLTCGVTFRPAARSKSIKGLYLVGASTHPGGGVPTTIASGMIAADLIRKYE; translated from the coding sequence ATGGCTGATTATGACGTGGTTGTTATCGGTGCCGGGTGTGGCGGCATGAGCGTGGCCGCTCAGTTGGCACACCAGGGACGTAAAACGCTTGTCATTGAACAGAGCGGAATCGTCGGCGGATGCTGCTCGACCTTTGAAAAGGGCGGGTACCGGTTTGATCTGGGCGCGTCTCTCATCGAGGACCCCGAAGTGATCAACTGGTGTTTCGAACGGCTCGGGACCACTCTTTATCAGGAAGTCGACCTGGTAAGCTGCGACCCCGTCTATGATGTCATTCTCAAGGATGGAACAAAGATCCGGTATCCCATTTCCAGTGAAGAGTCGGCGAAAAATATCGGCAAGGTCTCACCGGGCGATGTAAAAGGATGGCACGAATATGCGGAATACATGCAGGGATTCCTGGATGCGGCACTGGACGGGTTTTTCACGGCTCCGGCGAACACCACCGGCGACGTGATCGAGCTGTTTCGAAAGACCCCGCGGTTACTCAAGTATGGTAGTCTGTTCATCAGCAGTTACCAGGACGTGATCGAACGGTTCTTCAAGGATCCCCGGATCAGGGAGTCGGTCGCATTTCAGAGCTTTTACGGCGGCCTGCCGCCGGATACCTGCCCGGGATATATCGCAATGGTCCCCTGGTCCGAGCACGCCGGTATCTTTTACAGCAAGGGTGGCATGATAGGGATTCCCAATGCCCTGAGACGATGCGGTGAAAAAGCCGGGATGGAGATGATGCTGAAGCAGCGGGTGAAACGGGTCATTGTGCGGGACCGCCGTGCCATGGGTGTCGAGCTTGATGACGGTACGGAGATCACCGCCGATGTGGTGGTGTCGGATATCAATTCAAAGCTTCTCTATCTTGAAATGATAGGGGAGGAGCATCTGCCCTGGCTGGCACGGGTTGGCATCAAGAGCTATGAATACTCCATGGCCACGCCTATGATGTACCTGGGGGTGGACTATACACCACCGCTTGACGGGCACCATACCCTCGTAACACGCCCCGTTGAGGAATTGAATGATTTCTGGTGGAACACCTACAAACAGGACCGGTATCCTGAAGAACACTTCGGCATCATCAGCTGGCCGTCCCATTCCGATCCGGGCCTGGCCGATAAGGACGGACATCATGTCATCGTGCTCACTCTGGAGCCGGCACCCTACCGTCTCAAAGGTTCAAGCTGGGATGCGTATAAACCGGCGCTCACGGAACAACTGATCACCTATATGTCGGAACGGTACATTCCCGGTCTGGCCGATCATGTGCAGGTGGCGGAACTGTCAACGCCGGTAGATTTCGAGCGCCGACTGCTTTCCCCTGAGGGGGCCATTTACGCGCTCCGTCAGGACCTGACCTGCGGTGTCACGTTCCGTCCCGCAGCCAGATCCAAGAGTATCAAAGGGCTTTACCTGGTGGGTGCGTCCACGCACCCGGGCGGCGGCGTCCCCACAACGATCGCCTCGGGTATGATCGCGGCGGATCTGATCCGGAAATACGAGTGA
- the atpE gene encoding ATP synthase F0 subunit C, with protein MFRKSVKWVLALLTSTAALFVSTSSVFAAEALPAEGTYIKVIFAVGAMIGAGLAIGLGAIGAGAGIGNAASGACSAVGRNPGVQGKIMMTMLVGMAMAESIAIYALVVSLVLLYANPYSSFLFG; from the coding sequence ATGTTCAGGAAATCAGTAAAGTGGGTATTAGCCTTACTAACGTCTACGGCGGCATTGTTTGTATCCACATCGAGCGTCTTCGCCGCTGAGGCTCTTCCTGCTGAAGGAACCTATATCAAGGTTATCTTTGCTGTCGGTGCGATGATCGGTGCGGGTCTGGCAATCGGCCTGGGTGCGATCGGTGCCGGCGCCGGTATCGGTAACGCCGCAAGCGGTGCCTGTAGCGCAGTGGGAAGAAATCCCGGAGTTCAGGGAAAGATCATGATGACCATGCTGGTCGGTATGGCCATGGCCGAATCGATCGCCATTTACGCCCTTGTTGTTTCGCTTGTCCTTCTCTACGCAAACCCCTATTCGAGTTTCCTTTTCGGTTAA